A genome region from Littorina saxatilis isolate snail1 linkage group LG16, US_GU_Lsax_2.0, whole genome shotgun sequence includes the following:
- the LOC138950968 gene encoding uncharacterized protein isoform X1, with translation MKAPRSNHSSSPYPFGSGRPLKGRSSLVVSREQPLGYGSGSIGVPVALVRGQGSFNQNNTQFQVSRRSGGMCRHSGGGAAAFAEACDRGGHRSSIPGVLRETVCRPESVRGLATGVGSVSLERLSPEGSVQDGDSSVCQGGPSSVGLGHFHRPDRRILPYSDAQVRSKVAAVPVGRQGVPVQGAAVRAFVSALDLHHDSAPALRFSAAARDSSQSLSGRLVGPESARVPVRSAHPDSLADCERLRFLREPREVRLGSLSAVYVSGHGVRHPSLDCLSCPAEDRQATGSGQVPVEPPPRASQGIGFTPGPDGVDVYPDSAGQSSQTPVSGVSELCLGSSLSRLKFVSSPSGMVPGVNEAVVGFGLADSGRSDFTAPSGVASLYRCFSSGLGSSSGGEHSFRSLGPGSEVVAHQHSGIGSSAPRASGVCRLFARQAGVDPHGQHHCGRVPEQAGGHALASSVQQSMRDSHLGVPSGDSDLSEVPYGVPEHLGRFAQSLIAGTALGVDYRAPGTAASLDAGGQTSLGSVRHPVLSASPSLRVSGTGPGGLGGQRHGNIPLSLLRLKSVGPVLPTSSESV, from the coding sequence ATGAAGGCTCCCCGATCCAACCACTCCTCTAGCCCCTACCCCTTTGGTAGCGGGCGGCCTCTCAAGGGCCGTTCCAGCTTGGTTGTCTCTCGCGAGCAGCCCTTGGGTTATGGGAGTGGTTCGATCGGGGTTCCGGTTGCTCTGGTTAGAGGACAAGGCTCCTTTAACCAGAACAACACCCAGTTTCAGGTTTCCCGCCGATCCGGAGGCATGTGCCGTCATTCAGGCGGAGGTGCTGCTGCTTTTGCAGAAGCATGCGATAGAGGAGGTCATCGATCGTCGATCCCCGGGGTTTTAAGGGAGACTGTTTGTCGTCCCGAAAGCGTCAGGGGGTTGGCGACCGGTGTTGGATCTGTCTCCCTTGAACGGCTTTCTCCGGAAGGTTCcgttcaagatggagactccAGCGTCTGTCAGGGAGGCCCTTCGTCCGTTGGACTGGGTCACTTCCATCGACCTGACAGACGCATACTTCCATATTCTGATGCACAGGTCAGATCGAAAGTGGCTGCGGTTCCTGTGGGGCGACAGGGTGTTCCAGTTCAGGGCGCTGCCGTTCGGGCTTTCGTTAGCGCCTTGGATCTTCACCATGATAGTGCGCCAGCTTTGCGCTTTAGTGCGGCAGCAAGGGATTCGTCTCAGAgtttatctggacgactggttgGTCCTGAATCAGCTAGAGTCCCTGTGCGATCAGCACACCCGGATAGTCTTGCAGACTGCGAGAGACTTAGGTTTCTCCGTGAACCAAGGGAAGTCCGACTTGGTTCCCTCTCAGCAGTTTACGTATCTGGGCATGGTGTTCGACACCCGAGCTTGGACTGTTTGTCCTGCCCAGCGGAGGATAGACAAGCTACAGGATCTGGTCAGGTCCCTGTCGAGCCTCCGCCACGCGCCAGTCAGGGTATTGGCTTCACTCCAGGGCCAGATGGAGTCGATGTCTACCCTGATTCCGCTGGGCAGAGTTCACAAACGCCCGTTTCAGGCGTTTCTGAACTCTGCCTGGGATCCAGCCTCTCAAGGTTGAAATTTGTCTCTTCCCCTTCAGGGATGGTTCCTGGAGTCAACGAGGCAGTGGTTGGATTCGGCCTGGCTGACTCAGGGCGTTCCGATTTCACTGCCCCTTCCGGAGTTGCATCTCTTTACCGATGCTTCTCTTCAGGGTTGGGGAGCTCATCTGGAGGGGAACACAGCTTCCGGTCTTTGGGACCAGGCTCAGAAGTTGTTGCACATCAACATTCTGGAATTGGAAGCAGTGCGCCTCGGGCTTCTGGAGTTTGTCGCCTCTTTGCGAGGCAAGCAGGTGTTGATCCACATGGACAACACCACTGTGGCCGTGTACCTGAACAAGCAGGGGGGCACGCGCTCGCTAGTTCTGTCCAACAGAGCATGCGAGATTCTCACTTGGGCGTTCCATCAGGGGATAGTGATCTCAGCGAAGTACCTTACGGGGTGCCTGAACACCTTGGCAGATTCGCTCAGTCGCTCATCGCAGGTACTGCACTCGGAGTGGACTATCGCGCACCAGGCACTGCGGCGTCTTTGGACGCAGGTGGACAAACCTCTCTTGGATCTGTTCGCCACCCGGTTCTCTCGGCGTCTCCCAGTCTTCGTGTCTCCGGTACCGGACCCGGAGGCTTGGGCGGTCAACGTCATGGGAATATCCCTTTATCACTGCTGCGCTTAAAAAGTGTGGGTCCTGTGTTACCCACATCATCCGAATCGGTATAA
- the LOC138950970 gene encoding uncharacterized protein: MFVFQRALILATLGCCLSRHQARSDLAVSHPQSSDVIVTTCSAHPLLPPISPSPGNQTVTVDFGQASPGNVSCVLTIPAYSNESSNAVTLMLNGTLPLSWCGQHNHLRLYDLDPESGNRSVIAEACDGVTTMSGRPGFDTLIVLEASGVDQSNMTLLAYSSFRWSTAVCNSHTSNSTVLNATVSKTVVHVPDATHALPRVTDCLWQVGVADGKGVTHVRVTMQDAANAGRSVPGTYGNSSCFYFMDTGVFMRTELRKIPVTEKGVDFEETGGESVIMGLVWRGLGGAPPFTVTYWAEGSTLLCPPSPRSLNATLEMQAFKGVNRGLHESAQDRNCSWRISAPSGMVVKLVDIYNLDFLSTLYSKDKLVIEGKYVAIDDKNLFPIWSEGESVEIDYVSSRMTARSQFVIKYLAVWPGSCQTLVTLNATGERNNVTEVALNKNDTSNGTNCHWLFKGRPGHQVEVTVTLDNQVGLCRQSWSGLHTAGITAFRGADQTLHNLILPQCLSDSNTWRFVSGDVITIVYDRDPSTSYVTDGVTVTYTELPEPPKPTGSACVFSPSVALLSFLLMLSFGRPLSSSFDLVFFA; the protein is encoded by the exons ATGTTCGTCTTTCAACGAGCTCTCATTCTCGCCACGCTGGGTTGCTGTCTCTCTCGGCACCAGGCACGCAGCGACCTTGCTGTCTCCCACCCACAGAGCAGTGACGTCATCGTCACCACCTGTAGCGCCCACCCCCTCCTTCCCCCCATCAGCCCCTCCCCGGGCAACCAGACCGTGACAGTGGACTTTGGTCAAGCCTCCCCGGGCAACGTCAGCTGTGTCTTGACCATCCCTGCCTACAGCAATGAGTCCAGCAACGCCGTCACCTTGATGCTGAACG GCACCCTCCCCCTATCATGGTGCGGCCAACACAACCACCTTCGTCTCTACGACCTTGACCCAGAAAGTGGCAATCGGAGCGTGATCGCCGAGGCGTGCGATGGCGTGACGACGATGTCCGGTCGTCCCGGGTTCGATACGCTGATCGTGCTGGAGGCGTCAGGCGTTGACCAGAGCAACATGACGCTCCTGGCCTACTCGTCTTTTCGCTGGTCCACCGCAGTGTGCAACTCTCACACTTCAAACTCTACCGTGCTGAACGCCACTGTCAGTAAGACCGTGGTGCACGTGCCTGACGCCACGCACGCTCTGCCCAGAGTCACGGATTGTTTGTGGCAGGTCGGGGTGGCTGACGGGAAAGGCGTGACCCATGTCAGGGTGACCATGCAGGATGCAGCCAACGCGGGTCGCAGCGTCCCTGGGACTTACGGCAACTCTTCGTGCTTCTATTTCATGGACACTGGCGTTTTTATGAGAACAGAGCTTAGAAAG ATACCAGTAACAGAGAAAGGGGTGGACTTTGAAGAGACAGGAGGAGAGTCTGTTATAATGGGCCTAGTCTGGCGCGGCCTGGGTGGTGCACCCCCCTTCACCGTCACCTACTGGGCTGAGGGCAGCACTCTGCTCTGCCCACCATCGCCCCGCAGTCTCAACGCAACGCTCGAGATGCAGGCTTTCAAGGGAGTTAACCGGGGTTTGCACGAGTCTGCGCAGGACCGGAATTGCTCTTGGAGAATCAGCGCCCCTAGCGGAATGGTGGTGAAGCTTGTGGATATCTACAACTTGGACTTCCTTTCTACGTTGTATTCAAAg GACAAGTTGGTAATAGAGGGGAAATATGTTGCTATTGACGACAAGAACCTCTTCCCTATCTGGAGCGAGGGTGAGTCTGTGGAGATAGACTACGTCAGCAGCCGGATGACGGCGAGAAGTCAGTTCGTCATCAAGTACCTGGCGGTGTGGCCAGGATCGTGCCAAACCCTCGTCACACTCAATGCTACAG GTGAACGGAACAACGTGACCGAAGTGGCGTTGAACAAGAACGACACCTCCAATGGCACAAACTGTCACTGGCTTTTTAAAGGACGGCCAG GCCACCAGGTGGAAGTGACCGTGACGCTGGACAACCAGGTGGGGCTGTGTCGGCAGTCCTGGTCAGGCTTGCACACAGCTGGAATCACAGCTTTCCGCGGCGCTGACCAAACCCTCCACAACCTTATTCTACCACAGTGCCTCTCAGATAGCAACACGTGGCGCTTTGTCTCCGGTGACGTCATCACCATCGTCTACGACAGAGATCCCAGCACGTCTTACGTCACAGATGGCGTCACTGTCACCTACACTGAACTTCCGGAGCCTCCAAAGCCCACAGGAAGTGCTTGTGTCTTTTCTCCGTCGGTGGCGCTGCTGTCGTTTTTGCTGATGTTGTCCTTTGGTCGTCCATTGTCGTCGTCTTTTGATCTAGTGTTTTTTGCTTAA
- the LOC138950968 gene encoding uncharacterized protein isoform X2, whose product MASASKANLEEAFRNVGADVPKGMVHILHHVGSTRQDVYRSMWSSLIYVGKLSTSGKRTLVYPTRVAGADSPCLSSMGSTASSKGFPATGFLSRDRGTFKSLPSTSGSHPTGVPVVGGNGNPFPAYASAQAVADGGGQDGSAFRACP is encoded by the exons ATGGCATCAGCAAGCAAGGCAAACCTCGAGGAAGCTTTCAGAAATGTTGG CGCGGACGTGCCAAAGGGGATGGTGCATATCCTGCACCACGTGGGTTCCACCAGGCAGGATGTGTACAGGTCAATGTGGAGCAGCCTCATA tACGTTGGGAAACTGTCGACGTCTGGAAAGAGGACACTGGTGTATCCCACCCGCGTCGCTGGGGCCGATTCGCCCTGCCTCTCGTCCATGGGTTCTACTGCTTCGTCAAAGGGATTTCCGGCCACAGGATTTCTTTCAAGGGATCGTGGCACTTTCAAATCGTTACCATCGACTTCCGGTTCGCATCCTACGGGAGTTCCGGTCGTAGGTGGTAACGGCAATCCGTTTCCTGCCTACGCTTCCGCTCAGGCGGTTGCGGACGGTGGGGGACAGGATGGGTCAGCTTTCAGAGCTTGCCCTTAA